The Paraburkholderia sp. ZP32-5 genome includes a window with the following:
- the queD gene encoding 6-carboxytetrahydropterin synthase QueD, with protein MTITRKLEFDAGHRIPDHRSQCRNLHGHRYVLEITLQGDLVDTEGAPDRGMVMDFADVKSLANEHLVDKWDHAFLVYEGDTQVRGFLESMAGHKTVVLDRIPTVENLAAIAFDILANVYDAHYGVNLQLHKVRLYETPNCWADVVRD; from the coding sequence CTGACGATTACCCGAAAACTCGAATTCGACGCGGGCCACCGCATCCCCGATCACCGCAGCCAGTGCCGTAATCTGCACGGCCATCGCTACGTGCTCGAAATCACGCTGCAAGGCGATCTGGTCGACACCGAAGGCGCGCCCGATCGCGGCATGGTGATGGACTTCGCCGATGTGAAGTCGCTTGCAAACGAGCATCTGGTCGACAAGTGGGACCACGCGTTCCTCGTCTACGAAGGCGACACGCAGGTACGCGGCTTTCTCGAAAGCATGGCGGGCCACAAGACGGTGGTGCTCGATCGCATTCCGACCGTCGAAAATCTCGCCGCGATTGCGTTCGATATCCTCGCGAACGTGTACGACGCGCACTACGGCGTGAATCTGCAACTGCATAAAGTGCGGTTGTACGAGACGCCGAATTGCTGGGCCGACGTGGTCCGCGACTGA
- a CDS encoding tetratricopeptide repeat protein, which translates to MNGRMQGVLRCLAVAAALLATGATNLASAQDRVAKSNDPQTQTAVADYNAGNLGAALNEFHQAAERGSRLAQFNYAMMLLNGEGTAVNVDEGKKWLRKAADANMSHAQYVYGKMYDDGEFVERDPAEAHRWFLKAAQQGHVQAELALANQFLDGRGTERDNKQAFVWYKKAAQGGDMTAQYVTGSFYERGGDGVDRNLNVARAYYAAAAAQGDPAARLKYQQLSAQLRDQKEVKPQ; encoded by the coding sequence ATGAACGGCAGAATGCAGGGCGTCCTGAGGTGCCTCGCCGTCGCGGCGGCGCTGCTCGCGACTGGCGCAACGAACCTCGCGTCCGCGCAGGATCGCGTCGCGAAATCGAACGATCCGCAGACGCAGACCGCGGTCGCCGATTACAACGCCGGCAATCTCGGCGCGGCGCTGAACGAATTCCACCAGGCTGCCGAACGCGGCAGCCGGCTCGCGCAATTCAATTACGCGATGATGCTGCTCAATGGCGAGGGCACGGCGGTCAACGTCGACGAGGGCAAGAAGTGGCTGCGTAAGGCCGCCGACGCGAACATGTCGCACGCGCAGTACGTGTACGGCAAGATGTATGACGATGGCGAGTTCGTCGAGCGCGATCCGGCCGAGGCGCACCGCTGGTTCCTGAAGGCAGCGCAGCAGGGCCATGTGCAGGCTGAGCTTGCGCTCGCCAATCAGTTCCTCGACGGCCGCGGCACTGAGCGCGACAACAAGCAGGCATTCGTCTGGTACAAGAAAGCGGCGCAAGGCGGCGACATGACCGCGCAGTACGTGACCGGTTCGTTCTATGAGCGCGGCGGCGATGGCGTCGACAGGAATCTGAACGTCGCGCGCGCCTATTACGCGGCGGCGGCCGCGCAAGGCGATCCGGCGGCGCGTCTGAAGTATCAGCAGTTGAGCGCGCAGTTGCGCGATCAGAAGGAAGTGAAGCCGCAATAA
- the rodA gene encoding rod shape-determining protein RodA, whose translation MQFDKRAWLDRIKRMFAGFDRPLALIVFLLLCVGIVTLYSASLDMPGRVEDQLRNILLTFVLMWGLANVPPNTLMRFAVPLYTFGIALLIAVAMFGLTRKGAKRWINVGVVIQPSEILKIATPLMLAWYYQRREGVMRWYDYLVGFVILAVPVGLIAKQPDLGTAVLVFAAGLFVIYFAGLSFKLIVPVLIAGVIAVASIAAFQDKICQPQVQWPLMHDYQKHRICTLLDPTSDPLGKGFHTIQAVIAIGSGGPLGKGWLKGTQAHLEFIPEKHTDFIFAVFSEEFGLAGGIVLLTLYMLLIVRGLYIAANGATLFGRLLAGSLTMAFFTYAFVNIGMVSGILPVVGVPLPFMSYGGTALATLGVAVGLIMSVARQKRLMQS comes from the coding sequence ATGCAATTCGACAAGCGCGCCTGGCTCGACCGCATCAAACGGATGTTTGCGGGCTTCGACCGTCCGCTCGCACTGATCGTGTTTCTGCTGCTGTGCGTCGGCATCGTCACGCTGTATAGCGCGAGCCTCGACATGCCCGGCCGCGTCGAAGACCAGTTGCGCAACATCCTGCTGACGTTCGTGCTGATGTGGGGGCTCGCCAATGTGCCGCCGAATACGCTGATGCGATTCGCGGTCCCGCTCTATACATTCGGGATCGCGCTACTGATCGCGGTCGCGATGTTCGGCCTCACGCGCAAGGGCGCGAAGCGCTGGATCAATGTCGGCGTGGTGATCCAGCCGTCGGAGATCCTGAAGATCGCGACCCCGCTGATGCTCGCCTGGTACTATCAGCGCCGCGAAGGCGTGATGCGCTGGTACGACTATCTGGTCGGCTTCGTGATCCTCGCGGTGCCGGTCGGCCTGATCGCGAAGCAGCCCGACCTCGGCACTGCGGTGCTCGTGTTCGCGGCCGGCCTGTTCGTGATTTACTTCGCCGGCCTGAGCTTCAAGCTGATCGTGCCGGTGCTGATCGCGGGCGTGATCGCGGTCGCATCGATCGCGGCATTTCAGGACAAGATCTGTCAGCCCCAGGTGCAGTGGCCGCTGATGCACGACTATCAGAAGCACCGCATCTGCACGCTGCTCGATCCCACCTCCGATCCGCTCGGCAAAGGCTTCCACACGATTCAGGCGGTGATCGCGATCGGCTCCGGCGGCCCGCTCGGTAAAGGCTGGCTGAAGGGCACGCAGGCGCATCTGGAATTCATCCCCGAGAAGCACACCGACTTCATCTTCGCGGTGTTCTCCGAAGAATTCGGTCTGGCGGGGGGCATCGTGCTGCTGACGCTCTACATGCTATTGATCGTGCGCGGGCTCTACATCGCGGCCAACGGCGCGACGCTATTCGGACGATTATTGGCCGGCTCATTGACGATGGCGTTCTTCACTTACGCATTCGTGAATATCGGCATGGTGAGCGGGATCCTGCCGGTGGTCGGCGTGCCGCTGCCGTTCATGAGTTACGGCGGCACCGCACTGGCTACGCTGGGCGTCGCGGTCGGCCTGATCATGAGTGTCGCGCGGCAAAAGCGGCTGATGCAAAGTTAG
- the esaR gene encoding response regulator transcription factor EsaR has translation MATILVVDDEMGIRELLSEILSDEGHVVEAAENAQEAREFRLRQAPDLVLLDIWMPDTDGVTLLKEWAAQGQLTMPVIMMSGHATIDTAVEATKIGALNFLEKPIALQKLLKAVEQGLARGNAAAVPGGATTKPAMPVSASTVASAAALPMLSADGVSGGALTSQTASISFDIPLRDARDAFERAYFEYHLARENGSMTRVAEKTGLERTHLYRKLKQLGVDLGKNKGE, from the coding sequence ATGGCAACCATCCTGGTGGTAGATGATGAAATGGGCATCCGGGAATTGCTCTCGGAGATCCTGAGCGACGAAGGTCATGTCGTGGAGGCCGCTGAAAATGCGCAGGAGGCGCGCGAGTTCCGTCTGCGCCAGGCGCCGGACCTCGTGCTGCTCGACATCTGGATGCCCGATACCGACGGCGTGACGCTGCTCAAGGAATGGGCCGCGCAAGGTCAGTTGACGATGCCGGTCATCATGATGTCCGGTCACGCGACGATTGACACCGCGGTCGAAGCCACCAAGATCGGGGCGCTCAATTTCCTCGAAAAGCCGATCGCGTTGCAGAAGCTGCTGAAGGCGGTCGAGCAGGGTTTGGCGCGCGGCAATGCGGCGGCCGTACCCGGTGGTGCGACGACGAAGCCGGCCATGCCGGTGAGCGCATCGACGGTGGCGTCGGCGGCCGCGCTGCCGATGTTGTCGGCCGATGGCGTGAGCGGCGGCGCGCTTACGTCGCAAACCGCGTCGATCTCGTTCGATATCCCGTTGCGCGACGCACGCGATGCATTCGAGCGCGCGTACTTCGAATATCACCTCGCGCGCGAGAACGGCAGCATGACGCGCGTCGCGGAGAAGACCGGTCTGGAGCGTACGCATCTTTATCGCAAGCTCAAGCAACTCGGCGTCGATCTCGGCAAGAACAAGGGGGAGTGA
- the queC gene encoding 7-cyano-7-deazaguanine synthase QueC, which translates to MIRKDAKRSALVLFSGGQDSATCLAWALDRYDTVETLGFDYGQRHRVELECREGFRQAITRAFPAWADRLGDDHMIDLSLLGAISDTAMTREIEIEASANGLPNTFVPGRNLMFMTIAAAIAYRRGLQVLVGGMCETDFSGYPDCRDDTMKALQVALNLGMDTRFALETPLMWLDKADTWRLAHELGGDELVELVRVDTHTCYVGERSELHAWGFGCGECPACRLRKRGYEAYLAGEKVTEPV; encoded by the coding sequence GTGATCCGCAAAGACGCTAAGCGTAGCGCGCTCGTGCTGTTTTCCGGCGGCCAGGATTCCGCCACCTGTCTCGCATGGGCGCTCGATCGCTACGACACGGTCGAAACGCTCGGCTTCGATTATGGTCAGCGGCATCGCGTCGAACTCGAGTGCCGTGAAGGGTTCCGTCAAGCCATCACGCGCGCGTTTCCGGCGTGGGCCGATCGTCTCGGCGACGACCACATGATCGATCTGTCGCTGCTCGGCGCGATCAGCGATACCGCGATGACGCGCGAGATCGAAATCGAGGCTTCGGCCAACGGCTTGCCGAACACGTTCGTGCCGGGCCGTAATCTGATGTTCATGACGATCGCCGCGGCCATTGCCTATCGGCGTGGTTTGCAGGTGCTGGTCGGCGGCATGTGCGAAACGGACTTTTCGGGCTATCCCGATTGCCGCGACGACACGATGAAGGCGTTGCAGGTCGCGCTGAATCTCGGCATGGATACGCGCTTCGCGCTCGAGACGCCGCTGATGTGGCTCGACAAGGCCGACACATGGCGCCTCGCGCATGAGCTTGGTGGCGACGAACTCGTCGAACTGGTGCGTGTCGACACGCATACCTGCTACGTCGGCGAGCGCTCGGAACTGCATGCTTGGGGTTTTGGCTGTGGCGAATGCCCGGCATGCCGTCTGCGCAAACGCGGTTATGAAGCGTACCTCGCCGGCGAAAAGGTCACCGAGCCCGTCTAA
- a CDS encoding DUF4390 domain-containing protein encodes MTIKRFFPLRLAAVLWIALAVWLAAPGVAHADSIAVQRASLQADNGGWSLDAHFDFELNSNLEDAVNKGIPLYFTTDFELSRPRWYWFDEQPVSVSQSLRLSFQPLTREYRVSSVSSGGLQLGFSTLKDALAVIKHITSWHVIDRNQVRADETYTASVRMQLDIALMPKPFQIDAVNNRDWNLASDWKRFTFTATERAK; translated from the coding sequence GTGACCATCAAACGCTTCTTCCCGCTTCGGCTCGCTGCCGTGCTCTGGATCGCGCTGGCCGTCTGGCTTGCAGCGCCGGGCGTGGCGCATGCCGATTCGATCGCGGTGCAGCGCGCGTCGCTGCAAGCCGATAACGGCGGCTGGAGTCTCGACGCGCATTTCGACTTCGAGCTGAACAGCAACCTCGAAGACGCGGTCAACAAAGGCATTCCGCTTTACTTCACGACCGATTTCGAACTGAGCCGGCCGCGCTGGTACTGGTTCGACGAGCAGCCGGTCAGCGTGTCGCAGAGTCTGCGCCTGTCGTTCCAGCCGCTCACGCGCGAGTATCGTGTGTCGAGCGTGTCGTCGGGCGGCTTGCAGCTCGGTTTTTCCACGCTCAAGGACGCGCTCGCGGTGATCAAGCACATCACGTCATGGCACGTGATCGACCGTAATCAGGTGCGCGCCGACGAAACCTATACTGCGTCGGTACGCATGCAACTCGACATCGCGCTGATGCCCAAGCCGTTCCAGATCGACGCAGTGAACAACCGCGACTGGAACCTCGCCTCCGACTGGAAGCGCTTTACCTTCACGGCGACCGAACGTGCTAAATAA
- a CDS encoding HpcH/HpaI aldolase family protein, translating to MSTFTNPLKQRLKESTPLFGLWLSLGSEAAAEALAHAGFDWLLIDMEHAPNDSGGVESQLRAIAAAHLPSEPVVRVPASEPWLVKRVLDAGARTLMFPNIESAEEAAHAVRLTQYPTAEALDGQRGVAGMVRAAGYGMRRDYVQTANAQIATIAQIESARGVDEVEKIAATPGIDCLFVGPGDLAASLGHLGDAKHPDVQAAMARIVSAADKAGIAAGIFAMDAASARQHREAGFRFVALGADVIWMLRATRQALQEVRT from the coding sequence ATGAGCACGTTCACCAATCCCCTCAAACAACGTCTGAAAGAAAGCACGCCGCTGTTCGGGTTGTGGCTGTCGCTCGGCAGCGAGGCGGCAGCCGAAGCGCTTGCGCATGCGGGCTTCGACTGGCTGCTGATCGACATGGAGCACGCACCGAACGATAGCGGCGGCGTCGAGTCGCAATTGCGCGCGATCGCCGCCGCGCATCTGCCGAGCGAGCCCGTGGTGCGCGTGCCCGCGAGCGAGCCGTGGCTGGTCAAACGCGTGCTGGATGCCGGCGCGCGCACGCTGATGTTCCCGAACATCGAATCGGCCGAGGAAGCGGCACACGCCGTGCGTCTGACCCAATATCCGACCGCCGAGGCGCTCGATGGCCAGCGCGGCGTCGCGGGCATGGTGCGCGCGGCCGGCTACGGCATGCGGCGCGACTACGTGCAAACGGCCAACGCGCAAATCGCGACGATCGCGCAGATCGAGTCGGCGCGCGGTGTCGACGAAGTCGAGAAGATTGCCGCGACGCCGGGCATCGATTGCCTGTTCGTCGGGCCGGGCGATCTGGCCGCGAGCCTCGGTCATCTCGGCGACGCGAAGCACCCCGACGTGCAGGCGGCGATGGCGCGGATCGTCAGCGCCGCGGACAAGGCCGGCATCGCCGCGGGCATTTTCGCGATGGACGCCGCGAGCGCTCGGCAGCATCGCGAGGCCGGCTTTCGCTTCGTCGCGCTAGGCGCGGACGTCATCTGGATGTTGCGCGCGACCCGTCAGGCATTACAGGAGGTCAGGACATGA
- the queE gene encoding 7-carboxy-7-deazaguanine synthase: protein MTYAVKEIFYTLQGEGANAGRPAVFCRFAGCNLWSGREEDRAEAVCRFCDTDFVGTDGENGGKYRTADELVAMITSQWPQGEGERFVVCTGGEPMLQIDQPLVDALHAAGFVIAIETNGSLPVLETIDWICVSPKADAPLVVTKGNELKVVIPQDNQRLADYEKLDFQYFLVQPMDGPSRDINTRLAIDWCKRHPQWRLSMQTHKYLNIP, encoded by the coding sequence ATGACTTACGCGGTCAAGGAAATCTTCTACACGTTGCAGGGCGAAGGCGCGAATGCCGGGCGTCCCGCCGTGTTCTGCCGCTTCGCGGGCTGCAATCTGTGGTCGGGCCGCGAAGAGGATCGCGCGGAAGCCGTATGCCGCTTCTGCGACACCGATTTCGTCGGCACCGACGGCGAGAACGGCGGCAAGTACCGCACCGCCGACGAACTGGTCGCGATGATCACGTCGCAATGGCCGCAAGGCGAGGGCGAGCGTTTCGTCGTGTGCACCGGCGGCGAACCGATGCTGCAGATCGATCAGCCGCTCGTCGACGCACTGCACGCGGCCGGCTTCGTGATCGCGATCGAAACCAATGGCTCGTTGCCGGTGCTCGAAACGATCGACTGGATCTGCGTGAGCCCGAAGGCCGACGCGCCGCTCGTCGTGACGAAGGGCAACGAACTGAAGGTCGTGATCCCGCAAGACAACCAACGCCTCGCCGATTACGAAAAGCTCGACTTCCAGTATTTCCTCGTCCAGCCGATGGACGGTCCGTCGCGCGATATCAACACGCGGCTCGCGATCGACTGGTGCAAGCGCCATCCGCAGTGGCGCCTGTCGATGCAGACCCACAAGTACCTGAACATTCCCTGA
- a CDS encoding sensor histidine kinase gives MLNKVRSSSTSVSSIVVRVLVSTVAVTAVLLLVLLAAASANTEFFDRYYQWLYAANVAVAMIFLLVVTALVIIIAVRLRTGKFGTRLLAKLAFFMALVGVVPGGIIYIVSYQFVSRSIESWFDVNVETALASGLNLGRGMLDASLSDLQTKARLMAEQLASADAAGTTLTLLRLRDQFGVQEATIVEPSRSGMSGATPDMHVIAQASGNYAMLLSNDLPTPLMIEQARGRGYAAIEGEVDGDPQAKGGKGTLRLRVVQRIPDSNASQLQPVERFLQLTQPVSQTLARNADSVQRAYREYQEKALGRTGLRKMYIGTLTLSLFLATFIAMMLALALGNQLARPLFLLAQGTKEITEGDYTPKREIKSRDELGFLTQSFNAMTRQLSEARAAVEKNRVALEHSKTYLESILANLTAGVFVFDRQFRLTTANRGAERIFRQPFQTVLGSSLDQISVLSEFGAMVRKAFADREAASEDGHDDNGHWQQQFSVQVPGETEPLTLLVRGARLVAATERDAEDMQTSGYVIVFDDISDVISAQRSIAWGEVARRLAHEIKNPLTPIQLSAERLQMKLADKLAPSDADVLKRGATTIVNQVAAMKQMVDNFRDYARTPPAVLAHLQLNDLVSEVLTLYGIEEGKGAIQVELAALPAIRGDATQLRQVIHNLLQNAQDAVAEVGHPRVLLETRTVEYGDPDAEGKVRVAVRLTVSDNGPGFPTRILTRAFEPYVTTKAKGTGLGLAMVKKIVDEHGARIDIRNRMKAGDVIEGAQISILFLQLADGTSTPDAPGSGAHPAHGGAARGTTKATVQTRAA, from the coding sequence GTGCTAAATAAAGTGCGCTCATCCTCCACAAGCGTCAGCAGCATCGTCGTGCGCGTGCTGGTGTCGACGGTCGCAGTGACGGCCGTGCTGTTGCTCGTGCTGCTGGCCGCCGCGAGCGCGAACACCGAATTCTTCGATCGCTATTACCAGTGGCTGTACGCGGCCAACGTGGCGGTCGCGATGATCTTCCTGCTGGTGGTGACGGCGCTCGTCATCATCATTGCCGTGCGATTGCGCACCGGTAAGTTCGGTACGCGGCTGCTCGCGAAACTCGCGTTCTTCATGGCGCTTGTCGGCGTGGTGCCGGGCGGCATTATCTATATCGTGTCGTATCAGTTCGTGTCGCGCAGTATCGAATCGTGGTTCGACGTGAACGTCGAAACCGCGCTCGCGTCGGGTCTGAATCTGGGGCGGGGCATGCTCGACGCATCGCTGTCCGATCTGCAGACGAAGGCACGTCTGATGGCCGAGCAACTGGCGAGCGCCGACGCGGCCGGCACGACGCTGACGCTACTGCGCCTGCGCGACCAGTTCGGCGTGCAGGAGGCGACGATCGTCGAGCCGAGCCGCAGCGGCATGTCGGGCGCGACGCCGGACATGCACGTGATTGCGCAGGCCTCCGGCAATTACGCGATGCTGCTGTCGAACGATCTGCCCACGCCGCTGATGATCGAACAGGCGCGTGGCCGCGGCTATGCGGCGATCGAAGGCGAGGTGGATGGCGATCCGCAAGCGAAGGGCGGCAAGGGCACGCTGCGGCTGCGCGTCGTGCAGCGCATCCCCGATTCGAACGCATCGCAGTTACAGCCTGTCGAGCGCTTTCTGCAACTCACGCAACCGGTGTCGCAGACGCTCGCGCGCAATGCCGATTCGGTGCAGCGCGCGTATCGTGAATATCAGGAGAAGGCACTTGGCCGCACCGGTCTGCGCAAGATGTATATCGGTACGCTGACGCTGTCGCTGTTTCTCGCGACCTTCATCGCGATGATGCTCGCGCTCGCGCTCGGCAATCAGCTTGCGCGGCCGCTGTTCCTGCTCGCGCAGGGCACGAAGGAAATCACCGAGGGTGACTACACGCCGAAGCGCGAGATCAAATCGCGCGATGAACTCGGCTTTCTGACGCAGTCGTTCAACGCGATGACGCGGCAGTTGTCCGAGGCACGCGCCGCGGTCGAAAAGAACCGCGTCGCGCTCGAGCATTCGAAGACCTATCTGGAAAGCATCCTCGCGAATCTCACTGCGGGCGTGTTCGTGTTCGACCGGCAGTTCCGGCTCACCACCGCGAATCGCGGCGCCGAACGGATTTTCCGCCAGCCGTTCCAGACCGTGCTCGGTTCGTCGCTCGACCAGATCAGCGTGCTGAGCGAATTCGGCGCGATGGTGCGCAAGGCCTTCGCCGATCGCGAGGCGGCGAGCGAGGACGGTCACGACGACAACGGCCACTGGCAGCAGCAGTTCTCGGTGCAGGTGCCGGGCGAAACCGAGCCGCTTACGTTGCTCGTGCGCGGTGCGCGCCTCGTGGCAGCGACCGAACGCGATGCCGAAGACATGCAGACCTCGGGCTATGTGATCGTGTTCGACGACATCTCCGACGTGATCTCCGCGCAGCGTTCGATTGCATGGGGCGAAGTCGCGCGGCGTCTCGCGCACGAGATCAAGAATCCGCTCACGCCGATCCAGCTGTCCGCCGAGCGTCTGCAGATGAAGCTCGCCGACAAGCTCGCGCCGTCGGACGCGGACGTGCTCAAGCGCGGCGCGACGACGATCGTCAATCAGGTCGCGGCGATGAAGCAGATGGTCGACAATTTCCGCGACTACGCGCGCACGCCGCCCGCGGTGCTCGCGCATTTGCAGTTGAACGATCTGGTCAGCGAAGTGCTCACGCTGTACGGTATCGAGGAAGGCAAGGGCGCGATCCAGGTGGAGCTCGCCGCGCTGCCGGCGATTCGCGGCGACGCGACGCAACTGCGCCAGGTGATTCACAACCTGCTGCAGAACGCGCAGGACGCAGTGGCCGAGGTCGGGCATCCGCGTGTTTTGCTCGAGACGAGGACAGTAGAATACGGAGACCCCGACGCGGAAGGAAAGGTGCGTGTCGCGGTACGTCTGACCGTGTCGGATAACGGACCGGGCTTCCCCACGCGCATTCTCACGCGCGCGTTCGAGCCTTACGTGACGACCAAGGCGAAGGGCACGGGCCTGGGTCTTGCGATGGTCAAGAAGATCGTCGACGAGCATGGCGCGCGCATCGATATTCGTAATCGCATGAAAGCCGGCGATGTGATCGAAGGCGCGCAGATTTCGATCCTCTTCCTTCAACTGGCGGACGGCACCTCAACGCCCGACGCGCCGGGTAGCGGCGCGCATCCGGCGCACGGCGGCGCGGCGCGAGGAACGACAAAAGCAACAGTGCAGACAAGGGCAGCGTAA
- the rsmB gene encoding 16S rRNA (cytosine(967)-C(5))-methyltransferase RsmB, producing MTSKPSSRSASSPARSRDSRLSMLHLSPESLGFALDCAAQAVGAVRLGAALPAALQSVFVAVPEGSVAAARGAVQDIAYRTMRRLALVEWLIAKLVKKAPPPHVGHMLECALALLVDDEASAAYTPFTVVDQAVSAISARREFAFAKGLVNAVLRNFLRERDTLLAAAQANEVARWNYPAWWIDAVKRAWPDAWQAVLAAGNTHGPLTLRVNVRHSTVDAYLQVLQRHQIAASKAGEQAVTLATPMSVERIPGFNEGVVSVQDAGAQLAAQLLGARDGMRVLDACAAPGGKTGHLLELANIQLVALESDASRARRIGENLRRLKLEAEVRIGDAGTPAQWHDDLDQPFDRILADVPCSASGIVRRHPDIRWLRRASDIAALVAEQRRILDALWPLVKPGGELLYVTCSIFPEEGELQAQWFGNKHQDAVRLDAPGQLLPAVARAPADSSAGSQAGLPAQYSEESAGANSDHDGFFYARFQKR from the coding sequence ATGACTTCAAAGCCTTCTTCGCGTTCTGCTTCCTCGCCGGCGCGTTCGCGCGATTCCCGTTTGTCGATGCTGCACCTGTCGCCCGAATCGCTCGGGTTCGCGCTCGACTGCGCCGCTCAGGCCGTCGGCGCCGTACGTCTCGGCGCGGCATTGCCCGCGGCGTTGCAGAGCGTTTTCGTCGCGGTGCCCGAAGGCAGTGTCGCGGCGGCGCGTGGCGCGGTGCAGGACATCGCGTACCGGACGATGCGACGCCTCGCGCTTGTCGAGTGGCTGATCGCGAAGCTCGTGAAGAAAGCGCCGCCGCCGCATGTCGGGCATATGCTCGAGTGCGCGCTCGCGCTGCTCGTCGACGACGAAGCGAGCGCCGCCTACACGCCTTTCACGGTAGTCGATCAGGCAGTCAGCGCGATCAGCGCGCGCCGCGAATTCGCATTCGCGAAAGGGCTCGTCAACGCGGTGCTGCGTAATTTCCTGCGTGAGCGCGATACGCTGCTCGCCGCCGCGCAAGCCAACGAGGTCGCACGCTGGAATTACCCGGCATGGTGGATCGACGCGGTGAAGCGTGCATGGCCCGATGCGTGGCAGGCCGTGCTGGCCGCCGGCAACACGCACGGTCCACTGACACTGCGCGTGAACGTGCGCCATTCGACGGTCGACGCCTATCTGCAAGTGCTGCAACGGCATCAGATTGCGGCGAGCAAAGCGGGCGAACAGGCGGTGACGCTTGCGACGCCGATGTCCGTCGAGCGCATCCCCGGTTTCAACGAAGGCGTCGTGTCCGTACAGGACGCGGGCGCGCAACTCGCGGCGCAACTGCTCGGCGCGCGCGATGGCATGCGCGTGCTCGATGCGTGCGCGGCGCCCGGCGGCAAGACCGGTCATCTGCTCGAACTCGCCAATATTCAGCTCGTCGCGCTCGAAAGCGATGCGTCGCGCGCGCGACGCATCGGCGAAAACCTGCGGCGCCTGAAGCTCGAGGCGGAGGTGCGCATCGGCGACGCGGGCACGCCCGCGCAATGGCATGACGACCTCGATCAGCCGTTCGACCGCATTCTCGCCGACGTACCGTGCTCGGCGTCGGGCATCGTGCGGCGTCATCCGGATATCCGCTGGCTGCGTCGCGCATCGGACATCGCCGCGCTTGTCGCCGAGCAGCGCCGCATTCTCGACGCGCTGTGGCCGCTCGTAAAACCAGGCGGCGAGTTGCTTTACGTTACGTGCTCGATATTCCCCGAAGAAGGCGAGTTGCAGGCGCAGTGGTTTGGAAACAAGCATCAGGATGCGGTACGATTGGACGCGCCGGGGCAACTGTTACCCGCAGTTGCCCGCGCGCCCGCCGATTCGTCGGCCGGTTCTCAAGCCGGACTGCCCGCGCAATACAGCGAAGAGAGCGCCGGTGCGAACTCAGACCACGACGGATTTTTCTACGCGCGCTTTCAGAAACGGTGA